Proteins co-encoded in one Sulfurimonas sp. HSL1-2 genomic window:
- a CDS encoding DUF882 domain-containing protein, whose product MTFDQAIDRRAFLKLGGVSALAAAFPSILLSKTEEYEKTLSFYNIHTGESLRTTFWAEGSYIPEALEDINKILRDHRTGTEAAMDSELLDLLHAVRTKLDSKEAFHIISGYRSPKTNAMLHNNTSGVAKKSLHMQGKAIDINLPRTELSMLRKAAVSEKIGGVGYYPESHFVHVDTGRVRYW is encoded by the coding sequence ATGACGTTTGACCAAGCAATTGATCGTAGAGCATTTTTGAAACTGGGCGGGGTTTCTGCCCTTGCCGCAGCTTTTCCGAGCATTCTCTTGAGTAAAACGGAAGAGTATGAAAAGACGCTTTCGTTCTATAACATCCATACAGGGGAGTCGCTCCGTACTACTTTCTGGGCGGAGGGGAGCTACATTCCCGAAGCGCTGGAGGATATCAACAAGATCCTGCGCGATCATCGTACGGGGACGGAAGCAGCGATGGACAGTGAACTGCTCGACCTTCTGCATGCCGTCCGTACGAAACTCGACAGCAAAGAGGCGTTTCACATCATTTCGGGCTACCGCTCGCCGAAGACGAACGCCATGCTGCACAACAATACCTCCGGTGTCGCGAAAAAGAGCCTCCATATGCAGGGCAAGGCGATCGACATCAACCTGCCCCGCACGGAACTCTCCATGCTGCGCAAAGCGGCCGTCAGCGAAAAGATCGGCGGCGTAGGCTACTACCCCGA